A region from the Mustela erminea isolate mMusErm1 chromosome 10, mMusErm1.Pri, whole genome shotgun sequence genome encodes:
- the LUZP1 gene encoding leucine zipper protein 1, whose product MAELTSYKDTASSRHLRFKLQSLSRRLDELEEATKNLQKAEDELLDLQDKVIQAEGSNSSMLAEIEVLRQRVLRIEGKDEEIKRAEDLCRLMKEKLEEEENLTRELKSEIERLQKRMAELEKLEEAFGRSKNDCTQLCLSLNEERNLTKKISSELEVLRVKVKELECSEDRLDKTEQNLVSELEKLKSLTLSFVSERKYLNEKEKENEKLIRELTQKLEQNKKMHRDYTRNASNLLERNDLRIEDGVCPTPPCKESRRKGALDYLKQVENEARNKSENEKNRNQEDNKVKDLNQEIEKLKTQIKHFEFLEEELKKMRAKNNDLQDNYLSEQNKNKLLASQLEEIKLQIKKQKELENGEVEGEEAFLPGKGRHERTKLRGHGTEAPVSRHTARELSPQHKRERHRNREFALNNDCSLGSRQVSSPSFANRRAAKASNAGAAADSGAQETRRTEERYASGSSQSEGRKAREQPSVLSRYPPAAQEHSKVWKGAPKPGAESGLKGKVEKTTRTFSDNTTHGAVPSDVPGRGDKASDTSAEAPFGKRGQGPGNGSPLNQAADCGSPKGMGSLASSRRSSSEGLCKGKKAASGPEADSSAPNSKPPLLSKYPYSSRSQENILQGFSTPNKEGIDQPVAVVMEDSSQHEALRCRVIRSGGREKVDSDDDGDAASLVTAKLVNTTITPEPEPRHQPSSREKAKSRGGLRTSLFENDKDVGTENESVKPVRASANAVEFPEANGAGVKSQRPFSPREALRSRAVIKPVIIDKDVKKIMGGSGTETATEKQKSTSKPGPNKVTSSITIYPSDSSSPRSSPGEAPRERHTSTSNIQVGPAELTALGNHVSSPFELSIHKHDIALQFTEAERTADGPPKNRPETVVSRSSIIIKPSDPSERNSHAAPAETIRWKNHSAASEAGCADARHVTVRNAWKSRRDLNSSEDPPARGGRSAEAANAYTQRAATDCSDLGQPRSHVCEQGTERAGNSGDAPELASKRTQSSLTVSEVLSRRNRVGDAATGAAWNHAAGAEDGDDCSPGVHRRPHNPLERCELPAKPGPSESGRAWADERLRPARPCAEDN is encoded by the exons ATGGCTGAACTTACAAGCTACAAGGATACCGCCTCCAGCCGCCACCTGCGGTTTAAGTTACAGAGTCTAAGCCGCCGTCTCGATGAGCTGGAGGAAGCCACGAAAAACCTCCAGAAAGCAGAGGATGAGCTCCTGGACCTCCAGGACAAGGTGATTCAGGCGGAAGGCAGCAACTCCAGCATGCTGGCGGAGATCGAAGTGCTGCGCCAGCGAGTGCTGAGAATCGAGGGcaaagatgaggaaatcaagagaGCGGAGGACCTGTGTCGGCTGATGAaggagaagctggaagaggaggaaaacctCACGCGGGAGCTGAAGTCCGAGATCGAGCGGCTTCAGAAGCGAATGGCCGAGctggagaagctggaggaggccTTCGGCAGGAGCAAGAATGACTGCACCCAGCTCTGTCTGAGTCTGAATGAGGAGAGGAACCTGACCAAGAAGATCTCCTCCGAGCTGGAAGTGCTCAGGGTCAAAGTGAAAGAACTGGAATGTTCTGAGGACCGCCTGGATAAAACGGAGCAGAATTTAGTGTCAGAGTTAGAAAAGCTGAAGTCGTTGACTCTGAGCTTTGTGAGTGAGAGAAAATACTtgaatgaaaaggagaaagaaaacgaGAAGCTGATCAGAGAGCTCACCCAGAAACTGGAGCAGAACAAAAAGATGCACCGAGATTATACCAGGAACGCTTCTAATCTTCTGGAAAGGAACGACCTGCGGATTGAGGACGGGGTCTGCCCCACGCCGCCCTGCAAAGAATCCAGGAGGAAGGGCGCTCTGGACTATCTCAAGCAGGTCGAGAACGAAGCCAGAAACAAATCCGAAAATGAGAAGAACCGGAATCAGGAAGACAACAAAGTGAAAGACCTTAACCAAGAGATTGAGAAACTTAAGACACAGAtcaaacattttgaatttttggaaGAAGAGCTTAAGAAAATGAGGGCCAAAAATAATGACCTTCAGGATAATTACCTAAGtgaacaaaataagaacaaactCTTGGCCAGCCAGCTGGAGGAGATAAAGctacagatcaagaaacagaaggaGTTAGAGAACGGGGaggtggaaggggaggaggctTTCCTGCCCGGCAAAGGCAGGCACGAGAGGACGAAGTTGAGAGGCCACGGGACTGAGGCGCCTGTGTCCAGGCACACGGCCCGGGAACTGTCCCCTCAGCACAAGCGGGAGAGGCATCGCAACAGGGAGTTTGCGCTCAACAATGACTGTTCTCTGGGCAGCAGGCAGGTCTCCTCTCCCAGCTTCGCCAACAGGAGGGCCGCCAAAGCTTCCAACGCGGGGGCGGCTGCGGACAGCGGGGCTCAGGAGACGAGGAGGACCGAGGAGCGATACGCGTCGGGCTCTTCTCAGAGCGAAGGCAGGAAGGCCAGGGAGCAGCCGTCGGTGCTGAGCCGCTACCCGCCCGCGGCGCAGGAGCACAGCAAGGTTTGGAAGGGCGCTCCCAAGCCAGGAGCGGAGAGTGGGTTGAAGGGAAAAGTGGAGAAGACAACACGAACGTTCAGTGACAATACCACCCATGGGGCTGTTCCCAGTGACGTACCGGGTAGAGGTGACAAGGCTTCTGACACCTCCGCAGAGGCCCCCTTTGGCAAGAGGGGGCAGGGACCCGGCAACGGAAGTCCGTTAAATCAGGCTGCAGACTGCGGCAGTCCCAAGGGGATGGGATCCCTGGCCTCGTCTCGGAGATCTTCCTCAGAAGGGCTCTGCAAGGGCAAAAAGGCTGCCAGCGGCCCAGAGGCGGATAGCAGTGCCCCAAATTCTAAGCCTCCACTCTTATCAAAATATCCCTATAGCTCCAGAAGCCAAGAGAACATCCTTCAGGGCTTCTCAACCCCAAATAAAGAGGGCATCGATCAACCTGTAGCCGTTGTGATGGAAGACAGCAGTCAGCACGAGGCCCTGAGGTGCCGCGTCATCAGATCCGGTGGCAGAGAGAAGGTGGACTCCGATGATGACGGGGATGCGGCCTCTCTGGTTACTGCCAAGTTGGTAAACACAACCATCACGCCGGAGCCGGAGCCCAGGCACCAGCCCAGCTCGAGGGAAAAAGCCAAATCGCGAGGAGGACTTAGAACCTCCCTGTTTGAGAATGATAAAGATGTCGGGACAGAAAATGAATCCGTGAAGCCCGTCAGAGCCTCCGCCAATGCCGTCGAGTTCCCAGAAGCCAATGGTGCTGGGGTCAAAAGCCAACGGCCCTTCAGCCCCAGAGAGGCCTTGCGGTCCAGAGCCGTCATCAAACCCGTCATCATTGATaaggatgtgaaaaaaattatgggGGGATCTGGAACCGAGACCGCCACGGAGAAGCAGAAATCCACCTCGAAACCAGGCCCCAACAAGGTGACGAGCAGCATAACCATTTACCCCTCTGACAGCAGCAGCCCGCGATCCAGCCCGGGCGAGGCCCCCCGGGAGAGGCACACGTCCACCAGCAACATCCAGGTGGGGCCGGCAGAGCTCACGGCGCTCGGCAACCACGTCAGCTCCCCCTTTGAGCTCTCCATTCACAAACATGACATCGCCCTGCAGTTCACCGAAGCAGAAAGGACGGCAGATGGGCCCCCGAAGAACAGGCCAGAAACCGTGGTGTCTCGGAGCAGCATTATAATCAAGCCCTCGGATCCCTCGGAGAGAAACAGCCACGCAGCCCCAGCGGAGACAATCCGGTGGAAAAACCACAGCGCCGCTTCCGAAGCGGGCTGTGCGGACGCCAGGCACGTCACGGTGCGCAACGCCTGGAAGAGCAGGCGGGACTTGAACTCCTCGGAGGACCCCCCAGCCCGAGGAGGGAGAAGCGCGGAAGCTGCCAACGCCTACACCCAGAGGGCCGCCACGGACTGCTCGGACCTCGGGCAGCCCAGGTCGCACGTCTGTGAGCAGGGCACTGAGAGGGCAGGAAATTCAGGGGACGCCCCCGAGCTCGCCTCCAAAAGGACCCAGAGTAGCCTCACCGTGTCCGAGGTGCTCAGTCGTCGGAATCGGGTGGGAGATGCCGCCACCGGGGCAGCCTGGAACCACGCGGCCGGCGCG GAGGATGGGGACGACTGCTCACCCGGTGTCCACAGGCGACCGCACAACCCCCTGGAGCGGTGTGAGCTGCCTGCGAAGCCGGGGCCGTCCGAGTCGGGGCGCGCCTGGGCCGACGAGCGGTTACGGCCAGCCCGGCCCTGCGCCGAGGACAACTGA